In the Sus scrofa isolate TJ Tabasco breed Duroc chromosome 6, Sscrofa11.1, whole genome shotgun sequence genome, one interval contains:
- the LOC100515383 gene encoding sialic acid-binding Ig-like lectin 5 isoform X6 yields the protein MGLDDLKAPPQLTLNLKFPPWGHVAFWSHHSFPSKPPLPSHSCHLTFTFTETPEGRLSGASGRDAAVAAAAAAASAAAAAAAEAAASLAQDSWYQLELQQNVTVQEGLCVLVPCKFSYPWSSFGTFSGFWFRQGAGKKHALVATNRLGQKLSEGSQGRFFLLGDPQANNCSLSIRDVTTGDSGTYFFQIETSFHQHAYQDRPLSLGVTALTQAPHILMPETLESGRPRRLTCSVPWACEWGTPPVFSWTSAALPTLGPRTPLSSVVTLTPRPQDHGTSLTCQVMFPASGVTVGRTIQLNVTYAPRNVTVSVFQGNRTALKILQNASSLPVLEGQALQLLCVADGNPPAQLSWFRGSPAPNATPISSTTILELPGLGTVPGEVTCRAQNPLGSQNLSLSLLVVYPPQLLGPSCSWEDRGLHCSCSSRAQPAPSLHWRLGEGLLDGNFSNASIKVTSSSTGPWANSSLSLGEGLSSSLRLSCEAQNVYGSQGATVLLLPG from the exons atgggacTGGATGATCTCAAAGCGCCACCACAGCTGACTCTGAATCTGAAGTTTCCACCTTGGGGGCACGTGGCCTTTTGGTCTCACCACAGCTTCCCGTCTaagcctcctctgccctcccacaGCTGCCACCTGACCTTCACTTTCACAGAGACTCCAGAAGGCAGACTGTCAGGGGCTTCAGGAAGGGATGCAGCCgtcgccgctgctgctgctgctgcttctgctgctgctgccgccgccgccgaaGCTGCTG catccctggctcaggactcATGGTACCAGCTGGAGCTACAGCAGAATGTGACAGTGCAGGAGGGCCTATGTGTCCTCGTGCCATGCAAATTTTCCTACCCCTGGAGCTCTTTTGGCACCTTCTCTGGGTTTTGGTTCCGGCAAGGGGCAGGTAAAAAACATGCTCTGGTGGCCACGAACAGGCTGGGGCAGAAGCTGTCTGAGGGGTCCCAGGGGCGGTTCTTCCTCCTCGGGGATCCCCAGGCCAACAACTGCTCGCTGAGCATCAGAGACGTCACCACGGGGGACAGCGGGACATACTTCTTTCAAATAGAGACAAGCTTCCATCAACACGCATATCAAGATAGGCCGCTCTCTCTGGGTGTGACAG CCCTGACCCAGGCGCCCCACATCCTCATGCCCGAGACCCTGGAGTCTGGCCGCCCCAGGCGCCtgacctgctctgtgccctgggcCTGTGAGTGGGGCACGCCCCCCGTCTTCTCCTGGACCtcagctgccctccccaccctgggccccAGGACCCCCCTCTCCTCCGTGGTCACCCTGACCCCACGGCCCCAGGACCACGGCACCAGCCTCACCTGTCAGGTGATGTTCCCTGCAAGCGGCGTGACCGTGGGAAGGACCATCCAGCTCAATGTCACCT ATGCCCCACGGAACGTGACCGTCAGCGTCTTCCAAGGAAACAGAACAG CTCTCAAGATTCTGCAGAACGCCTCCTCCCTGCCCGTCCTGGAGGGCCAGGCTCTGCAGCTGCTCTGTGTGGCCGACGGCAACCCCCCTGCACAGCTGAGCTGGTTCCGGGGGTCCCCAGCCCCGAATGCCACCCCCATCTCTAGCACCACAATCCTGGAGCTGCCAGGCTTGGGGACGGTGCCAGGAGAAGTCACCTGTCGGGCTCAGAACCCGCTGGGCTCCCAGaatctctctctgagcctcttggTGGTCT ACCCCCCCCAGCTGCTGGGTCCCTCCTGCTCCTGGGAGGACAGGGGTCTCCACTGCAGCTGCTCCTCCCGAGCCCAGCCCGCCCCCTCCCTGCACTGgcgcctgggggaggggctgctggacGGGAACTTCAGCAACGCCTCGATCAAGGTC